Below is a window of Ctenopharyngodon idella isolate HZGC_01 chromosome 7, HZGC01, whole genome shotgun sequence DNA.
ttgttttttaatatattcatgtgcattactctaacaatatctctgaaaaaaatcaaacccatactatatcattagaaaaatataaaagttacaAGTGTTTAAGATTGAGCACAGCAGTGTGTAAACGAATCAAACAGAATCAGAATGTACGAACCATGTGTGTTCCATACGGTGTCAAAGTTGggttttgttaaattaatgtaaagttttgaatgaagtgtttcattttgcaaaaGAACTGATGTGTTCTGCtacttgtgtgtgtggatctgtgaattgtgtgtagtgttttgacaaaatgagccttgtttttaaaattgtgtttaagcaatcgtaaaaaactgtaaactgaagTAAATTTTGACTCTGATGTCTGAACAGTATTGACAACccactgtttttatttgaacatAATGTATTTGTATCCACTTTTGAACAGTTGAATAAGAAAAAGAAACCCATGAACATTGAGCAAAGCACATAGATATGAACAAGCAAAAGCTCAATAAATGGctaatctgatttttttttttctgttacaaTCATTATACACATATGTATTCTTAGATTACAGACCAATGTAAAGGATATATATTTGTGCATGTAACATTCAGGTGTTAATCATTTTGGAATATCTTGGAAAGAAGGAAAAGAAGCTGGTGACTTTAGATTGATCAGAGTGTCAGCGATAAAAGAGAAGCACAGCTGCTTCGGTTATCTCTTTGGAAGCACTCCATCCTGCATTAGTACCATAGCCGTCCCAGTCGAAACCCGCAAAGTCCCCACACTGTCTAGGGACCCCCTCCGGAAAGTGTCCACCTCCACCAATACAGAACTGCAACAATTTGAGTACATTACTAACAACAAAACATATCTATACACTTCTTCAAATGATTGGTGCAggtcatttattttcattgtagATGTATAACTATCAGTGCATTTACTGTTTATACACACTGTAGTATGAATTATTGTCTGTGGTGCTTAACAGCATGTCACAAACGCTGTCCATGGACAGTGATTTAAATAATCCAGAATATTATTTTAACTCACATGTTCACTGTTACAGCCGGTTGGTTTGACACCTGAACAAAGAGCCAAGGCTGCCCTTTCAGTATTGAAGACTCTGAATGTGATGAATCCAGGCGTAAACATTGCTGGGAAAAATGCACAGAGTATATTGTTGATGATAATCTGTCATGATATGTCCTATGCACAAAGTGACATGGCTTTCATTCATTAAAGTGATTGGATCTCAACAATGATGATGATGCCTTGTCACCATCACTTAATAATACACAGATTTTCTTTTTGATGTAGgtactttctttaaaaatattagaaaaacatTGACTCAAGAGGCATTTCCAGGCTGTTGTTGTAAATAAGAATTTGTTCTTAAGAGACTTTCCTGATTAAATAAAGGgttaaatgaaaaaacaaacacaaacaaacaaacatacttcTTGAATTGGGACCAAACAGATTTTTGGTGTAATCCACATTTCCGGTATCATACACTATTGGAATAGCAGGTCCATTATCAGTGAGGCATGCCCCTAATCCAAACTTCACAGGGAATTTCTAGGAAAACGAAGATAAAAATTCAGTGTTTTTGTAATTTCACAAAATTTGTAGTATGTTTTTGTGAATGTTTCAAACCCAAAATTGGTGTTGAAGTTTATCTGACCTTGAACAAATTGAAAAGGTTTCCTCCGTGGAGAGTTAAGAAGTGATTCTCAGTGTGGTATCGCAGAAGGGAGTTAGGGTTCCAGTATTCCAAATCCATATTATTAGGAACATGCCACACAGACATATCTTGTGCTGGAATGTCAAAGTAGCCAGGATTCTGTGACAGAAAGGAAACAGACTATCAATTTCAGATTCAACATAATATTCTTTTGATCGTTACTCTAGTGTGTTAGTGTCCCGTTGCTTCTATTTAACTATGGCTGTAAAACCATAATAAAAAGTACCTTATAATCATCACTTGTAGAAGCCTCTGCAGTTCCAAATGTGACTGTGTTTGCCCATGTCCCATCACCATCAGGCCGGTTTGGTTCACTGCCCTGCTGACTAGACCAGCGATCACCAACAGTACACTTTCCATACATGTTGTTTTCATGAACACTGGCAACCAGCGTCCAGCCTCCACCCGCAGTGGTCATATCACAGAACGTCTGGTAAAGGACCCCTCTTGATGAGTTCAGATAGTATAAGCCATCTGTTTGAACAGAAGCATTCCTCCTGAGTCACTTAAATGGAGTTGTTGCTTaagataaaatattaacataaaaTGAGCGTACCATCATAAACCTGATACTTTTCATGAAGTTCTTTGCAGCTTCGAGCAGCATATTTAATTCTGCCCTGAAGTATTGCATCCTCAAGATTGGTGTTGGTATCAACAGTTTTGATATGTGGTGCTTCTTGTTGATCGACTACAATGTGAGACAGAAAGATTTAGATTTATATTGTAGTGCTTCAATATATTgtgataaaaaaagattttcaacattttaagatgaattaatttttaatcaaaacaaaaaattacacTCATTACTTACGAATGATTATGCTTGCAGTCTCGCAGAGCCATAAATTCAGTGAGAGACTGAAAAGTATccctaaaaacttttttgtaagCAACataatctgtaaaaaaaaaaaaaaaaaaaaagagaaaagttcTTCACAAAAACACTGCAAAGCTGAAATCTTTATGTTATTGGTTCCATGTTTCTGTGAAAGACAGCTTACTAAAATCTTTAGgctacttacattttaaaatttcatttgtaTGGTACAAGAATtcttacgttttttttttcttgcgtTTCTGTCCTCTATGTTGGCGAGCACTGTCAAGGCTTTTGGCTTCTGGCTCAGGCATACTTTCTCAGTATACTTATACTTGGGAGTGGAATGCGAAAAATGAAGGTTAGCCTACATGAGCCTAAGGAGAACGCGGAAAAATTCGCAGTTAACTCTGACATGCGGAAAAGGCAAGTTTTTTTGGCATGGGCTCTGGCTCAGGTAACCTATACTTGATTTTGGTTACCATTTAGGTGTTTCCCAGGGACTTTAATTAGTTTTGACCTAATTTCTATACTTGAAAGAGATAAACACgtgagattttattttatttttattttatttttgacagtaaagacattttattttattttttttaattattttttaattaaatttttttttaaagacaaacataacacaaaaaagacaaacattttttaaaaacacaatacaaacattaaaatattacagaattaatcaagtgagagagaaaaaaaaaaaaaaacagaaaatgaattAGCAAAATAAATGCCCACatacatataatatacacatacaatcatctaaataaacaaagaagggggcaaataaataaataaataaaaataaacatttttagcCAGAGCTTTTCTCcttaaaataatctaaaaattGGGCTCCAAGATTTCTTGAAAAGATCGGGTTTCATTCTAATTCAAATGTAATCTTTTTAATCTTTAAGTTTAAGGGCAAAAAGTAGGTCAAAAACCCACTGACGATAGGTTGGAGGAGATGGCAGCTTCCAATTAATTGATATAAGTCTTCTAGCCAACAGTTTACAAAATGCAATATTACCCATCGCTAAAGTTGTCAGTTTAACATTTTCCAGAAGAATCCCCAATAAAGCTGTTAAAGGGTTGGGGTCTATTACTGTggtaaaaatgtctgaaaaacaactaaaaatttCTCCCCCAAAACCTTAATAACTTAGAACAGGttaaatgaatgaaacagaGAGGCTGGCTCTACACTACAGCGTGGACAGGAGGGGTCCAAATCAGGAAATATCTTGCACCGTAGAACAATGAATACGATGCACCACCTTAAATTAAATAAGCCTATGTCTAGAGCTAACTGAAGAACAATGTATCCTTTTAAAAATGATATCCCAAGtttcattttctaaaattatACTCAAGTCCACCTCCCAGAGAGATTTTAATGACCTACTAGATGGGGTTTGTTTGTTATTTACAAGATACTATGAGTAGAGGGTATAGGTGAACAGAGCAAAGATG
It encodes the following:
- the LOC127515903 gene encoding intelectin-like, with amino-acid sequence MLLTKKFLGILFSLSLNLWLCETASIIILDQQEAPHIKTVDTNTNLEDAILQGRIKYAARSCKELHEKYQVYDDGLYYLNSSRGVLYQTFCDMTTAGGGWTLVASVHENNMYGKCTVGDRWSSQQGSEPNRPDGDGTWANTVTFGTAEASTSDDYKNPGYFDIPAQDMSVWHVPNNMDLEYWNPNSLLRYHTENHFLTLHGGNLFNLFKKFPVKFGLGACLTDNGPAIPIVYDTGNVDYTKNLFGPNSRTMFTPGFITFRVFNTERAALALCSGVKPTGCNSEHFCIGGGGHFPEGVPRQCGDFAGFDWDGYGTNAGWSASKEITEAAVLLFYR